From Streptomyces sp. HUAS MG91, the proteins below share one genomic window:
- a CDS encoding cysteine dioxygenase encodes MSVPTSVPASVPAASAAPSVAAPTQADLFDFVRRTAADQDLIASLPLDPEGRTWVRLEGPGGSEAWLIGWPPGTGTGWHDHADSVGAFLTASGALTENSLAARLPTDGWKTLELSEGFDRERRLAKGQGRAFGRHHVHEVLNESTTEHAVSVHAYYPPLPRIRRYSRTGPLLRLETVERPEDWQ; translated from the coding sequence ATGTCTGTACCCACGTCTGTGCCCGCATCGGTACCCGCTGCCTCCGCCGCGCCCTCGGTCGCGGCGCCCACCCAGGCCGACCTCTTCGACTTCGTCCGCCGCACCGCCGCGGACCAGGACCTCATCGCCTCCCTGCCGCTCGACCCCGAAGGCCGTACGTGGGTGCGGCTCGAAGGCCCCGGCGGCAGCGAGGCCTGGCTGATCGGCTGGCCGCCCGGGACGGGCACCGGCTGGCACGACCACGCCGATTCGGTCGGCGCCTTCCTGACCGCGTCCGGCGCGCTGACGGAGAACTCGCTCGCCGCCCGCCTGCCCACCGACGGCTGGAAGACCCTGGAGCTCTCCGAAGGCTTCGACAGGGAACGCCGGTTGGCGAAGGGCCAGGGCCGCGCCTTCGGCCGCCACCACGTCCACGAGGTCCTGAACGAGTCCACCACCGAGCACGCCGTCTCGGTGCACGCCTACTACCCGCCGCTCCCGCGGATCCGGCGCTACAGCCGCACCGGCCCGCTGCTGCGCCTGGAGACGGTGGAGCGCCCGGAGGACTGGCAGTGA
- a CDS encoding rhodanese-like domain-containing protein, producing MSAADRPVGIDELLERVRSGLDRVEARDAYAAATAGEALLVDIRYAALRDRDGLIPGALVVERNELEWRLDPQGSHRAPEATGHDLRVVVVCNEGYASSLAAASLRQLGLHRATDLVGGFQAWRAAGLPVSAD from the coding sequence GTGAGCGCCGCGGACCGCCCGGTGGGCATCGACGAACTGCTGGAGCGCGTACGGTCCGGCCTCGACCGGGTCGAGGCACGGGACGCGTACGCGGCGGCGACGGCGGGCGAGGCACTGCTCGTCGACATCCGGTACGCGGCTCTGCGCGACCGCGACGGACTGATTCCCGGGGCCCTCGTGGTCGAGCGCAACGAACTGGAGTGGCGTCTCGACCCGCAGGGCAGCCACCGTGCCCCCGAGGCGACCGGCCACGACCTGCGGGTCGTGGTGGTCTGCAACGAGGGCTACGCGTCGAGCCTCGCGGCCGCCTCCTTGCGGCAGTTGGGGCTGCACCGGGCGACGGATCTGGTGGGCGGGTTCCAGGCGTGGCGCGCGGCCGGGCTTCCGGTCTCCGCGGACTGA
- a CDS encoding amino acid ABC transporter ATP-binding protein — protein MTEVSVTKDATPPAGDALVALSQVNKHFGSLHVLQDIDLTIARGEVVVVIGPSGSGKSTLCRTINRLETIDSGAISIDGKPLPQEGKELAKLRADVGMVFQSFNLFAHKTVLENVTLGQIKVRKVSKSQAEEKARTLLDRVGVGAQADKYPAQLSGGQQQRVAIARALAMDPKVMLFDEPTSALDPEMINEVLEVMQQLARDGMTMVVVTHEMGFARSAANRVVFMADGRIVEEAVPDQFFSNPRSDRAKDFLSKILHH, from the coding sequence ATGACCGAAGTTTCGGTGACCAAGGACGCCACTCCCCCCGCGGGCGACGCGCTGGTCGCGCTGAGCCAAGTCAACAAGCACTTCGGCTCGCTGCACGTGCTCCAGGACATCGACCTGACCATCGCGCGAGGCGAGGTCGTGGTCGTCATCGGACCGTCGGGGTCCGGTAAGTCCACGCTGTGCCGCACGATCAACCGCCTGGAGACCATCGATTCCGGCGCCATCTCGATCGACGGCAAGCCGCTGCCCCAGGAGGGCAAGGAGCTGGCCAAGCTGCGCGCGGACGTGGGCATGGTCTTCCAGTCCTTCAACCTCTTCGCGCACAAGACGGTGCTGGAGAACGTGACGCTGGGGCAGATCAAGGTCCGCAAGGTGTCCAAGAGCCAGGCCGAGGAGAAGGCCCGCACGCTCCTCGACCGGGTCGGCGTCGGAGCGCAGGCGGACAAGTACCCCGCGCAGCTCTCCGGCGGCCAGCAGCAGCGTGTCGCCATCGCACGGGCGTTGGCGATGGACCCCAAGGTGATGCTCTTCGACGAGCCGACGTCGGCGCTCGACCCGGAGATGATCAACGAGGTCCTCGAAGTGATGCAGCAACTCGCCCGGGACGGCATGACCATGGTCGTGGTCACGCACGAGATGGGCTTCGCCCGCTCGGCAGCGAACCGCGTCGTCTTCATGGCGGACGGCCGCATCGTCGAGGAGGCCGTCCCCGACCAGTTCTTCAGCAATCCGCGCAGTGATCGGGCCAAGGACTTCCTGTCGAAGATCCTTCACCACTAG
- a CDS encoding FtsX-like permease family protein gives MMLRYALQTVRDRKGGFLGAFLALMCAAALVTACGTLLETGLRGTVRTERYGAAPVLVSADQSVHRTVVKHKKGKTKVKHKAKPLAERAWLSRDIVRKVRAVPGVRRAVPELTFLAEPLAAGAADPDRPAHGHAWDSAALTPYTLAAGSAPRSAGDIVVDRDLADRARLTVGGRLTVQSTQDPRTYRVTGIAEPGAGSTVTHQTSLFFSTAEAERLAAHPGRVTAIGVVPEPGRDVGELKKAVAEALDGTTARVTAGAERGPVEFLDASAARVKLVSMGGAMGGTSLLVAVLVVVGTFALSVQQRHRELALLRAIAATPRQIRRLLGCEALVVGAAAGAVGSLAGLPLGGWLYGRFVELGSVPPTLERTASFFPVAAGLAATLFGAWAATRVAARRIGRIRPAAALSEAGGAPTRPAVLRTAAGLVALAGGTVLVVVLAGLRTEAASTPVTFLSVVVLAVAVSLLGPLLVRATTAVLGRPLRTIGPAARLATANLKGHAARMAAVVTPLTLLTGMTCTVLFVQPTLGDAALAQTRAGVRADQVVTAQGPGVPAAAVRELRRDPGTTAAEVVRSTVRVGLDKYPVQGLNPAGLTRTWDPGVTAGSLERFGARSVAVSELAADQQRVKPGSTLKLTLGDGTPVTLTVAAVYARGLGFGDLTVAHDLLSRHVDNPLASSVLVSTTRSQEQLTTALREFPGVRVLSPRAADGLRAERQQADAEVNIIAMALVLAFTAIAVVNTLAMSVSERIREFALLRLAGATRRQVLRMLRVEALTVVLMGVGLGSGIAAAVLSAFSLGMTGTAAPAVLPLTYVTVVGAAAVLALTATALPGRAALRVRPVTVATAKE, from the coding sequence ATGATGCTGCGCTACGCACTGCAGACCGTACGCGATCGAAAGGGCGGGTTCCTGGGGGCCTTTCTCGCCCTGATGTGCGCCGCCGCCCTCGTCACCGCCTGCGGCACCCTGCTGGAGACGGGCCTGCGCGGCACCGTGCGCACCGAGCGCTACGGAGCCGCCCCGGTGCTGGTCTCCGCCGACCAGAGCGTGCACCGGACCGTCGTCAAGCACAAGAAGGGCAAGACGAAGGTCAAGCACAAGGCCAAGCCCCTCGCCGAGCGGGCCTGGCTGTCCCGGGACATCGTGCGCAAGGTGCGGGCGGTACCCGGCGTGCGCCGGGCCGTGCCCGAACTCACCTTCCTCGCCGAGCCGCTGGCGGCAGGCGCCGCCGATCCCGACCGGCCCGCCCACGGTCATGCCTGGGACTCCGCCGCCCTGACGCCCTACACGCTGGCCGCCGGCAGCGCACCAAGGTCCGCCGGCGACATCGTCGTGGACCGCGATCTCGCCGACCGCGCCCGTCTCACGGTCGGCGGCCGGCTCACGGTGCAGTCCACTCAGGATCCCCGTACGTACCGGGTGACGGGGATCGCCGAACCCGGCGCGGGCAGTACGGTCACCCACCAGACGTCGTTGTTCTTCTCCACCGCCGAGGCCGAGCGGCTCGCCGCGCACCCCGGCCGGGTGACGGCGATCGGCGTCGTGCCCGAACCGGGCCGGGACGTCGGCGAGTTGAAGAAGGCCGTCGCCGAAGCGCTCGACGGGACGACCGCGCGGGTCACCGCCGGAGCGGAGCGCGGACCGGTCGAGTTCCTCGACGCGTCCGCCGCGCGCGTGAAGCTCGTCAGCATGGGCGGGGCCATGGGCGGCACCTCCCTGCTCGTCGCCGTGCTCGTCGTCGTCGGCACCTTCGCCCTCTCCGTCCAGCAGCGCCATCGCGAGCTGGCCCTGCTGCGTGCCATCGCCGCCACCCCACGGCAGATCCGCCGGTTGCTCGGATGCGAGGCGCTGGTCGTCGGCGCCGCCGCCGGGGCCGTCGGCTCACTCGCCGGGCTGCCGCTCGGCGGATGGCTGTACGGGCGCTTCGTCGAACTCGGCTCCGTACCGCCCACGCTGGAGCGCACCGCCAGCTTCTTCCCGGTCGCCGCCGGGCTCGCCGCGACCCTCTTCGGCGCCTGGGCCGCCACCCGCGTCGCCGCCCGGCGCATCGGCCGGATCAGGCCCGCCGCCGCCCTCTCCGAAGCGGGCGGCGCACCGACGCGGCCCGCCGTGCTCCGGACCGCCGCCGGGCTCGTCGCCCTCGCCGGCGGCACCGTGCTCGTCGTCGTCCTGGCCGGGCTGCGCACCGAGGCCGCCTCGACGCCGGTGACGTTCCTGTCCGTCGTCGTGCTCGCCGTCGCCGTCTCCCTGCTCGGCCCGCTGCTGGTCCGGGCGACCACCGCCGTCCTGGGCCGGCCGCTGCGGACGATCGGCCCCGCGGCCCGGCTCGCCACGGCGAACCTGAAGGGGCACGCGGCGCGGATGGCCGCCGTCGTCACCCCGCTCACCCTCCTCACCGGCATGACCTGCACCGTCCTGTTCGTCCAGCCCACCCTGGGCGACGCCGCCCTCGCTCAGACACGGGCCGGGGTCCGCGCCGACCAGGTGGTCACCGCGCAGGGGCCCGGCGTCCCGGCGGCGGCCGTGCGCGAGCTGCGCCGGGATCCGGGGACCACCGCCGCCGAGGTCGTCCGCTCCACCGTCCGGGTCGGCCTAGACAAGTACCCGGTGCAGGGCCTCAACCCGGCCGGCCTCACCCGGACCTGGGACCCGGGCGTCACCGCCGGATCGCTGGAGCGCTTCGGGGCGCGCTCGGTCGCCGTCAGTGAACTCGCCGCCGATCAGCAGCGGGTGAAGCCCGGCAGCACCCTGAAACTGACGCTCGGGGACGGCACACCCGTCACCCTGACCGTCGCCGCCGTCTACGCGCGGGGTCTCGGCTTCGGCGATCTGACCGTCGCCCACGATCTGCTCTCGCGCCACGTCGACAATCCGCTCGCCTCCTCCGTGCTCGTCTCCACCACCCGCTCACAGGAACAACTCACCACAGCCCTGCGAGAGTTCCCGGGCGTCCGCGTGCTCTCGCCGAGGGCTGCCGACGGGCTCCGGGCCGAACGGCAGCAGGCCGACGCCGAGGTCAACATCATCGCGATGGCACTGGTCCTCGCCTTCACCGCCATCGCCGTCGTCAACACCCTCGCGATGTCGGTGTCCGAGCGGATCCGCGAGTTCGCCCTGCTCCGGCTCGCGGGGGCGACGCGGCGCCAGGTGCTGCGCATGCTGCGGGTCGAGGCGCTGACCGTCGTCCTCATGGGAGTGGGCCTCGGCAGCGGGATCGCGGCCGCCGTGCTCAGCGCCTTCAGCCTCGGCATGACCGGCACGGCGGCCCCGGCCGTCCTGCCGCTGACGTACGTCACCGTGGTCGGGGCCGCCGCCGTCCTCGCGCTCACGGCGACGGCGCTGCCGGGCCGGGCGGCCCTGCGGGTCCGGCCGGTGACCGTGGCGACGGCGAAGGAGTGA
- a CDS encoding glutamate ABC transporter substrate-binding protein → MKLRKSAAIAATVAALALTATACGGESGNAGDKPAGSSGGKNQPKLPTYKVASNVSVDSATLKKAQKAGKLVIGAKNDQPYLGFEDTDGKRSGFDIEIAKMVAADLGFKPSQIEFKTVDSNVRETTISKGEVDLYVGTYTINDERKKQVGFAGPYFKAGADLLVRTADAKKITGTDSIKGKTVCSIKGSTPLQEIKKPKYGARTIELSKYSECVQQLLNNEVDAVTTDDAILKGYAAQRPTKLHVVGKPFTEEPYGVGMNKDDKALRDAVNNALEAHEKNGDYKKAYDATLGLSNSAYTEPPALERY, encoded by the coding sequence ATGAAGCTCCGCAAGTCCGCCGCGATCGCCGCCACGGTCGCCGCCCTCGCCCTGACCGCCACCGCCTGTGGCGGCGAGTCCGGCAACGCCGGTGACAAGCCGGCCGGCTCCTCCGGCGGCAAGAACCAGCCGAAGCTGCCCACCTACAAGGTCGCCTCGAACGTCAGCGTCGACTCGGCGACCCTGAAGAAGGCCCAGAAGGCCGGCAAGCTCGTCATCGGCGCCAAGAACGACCAGCCGTACCTCGGCTTCGAGGACACCGACGGCAAGCGGTCCGGCTTCGACATCGAGATCGCCAAGATGGTCGCCGCCGACCTCGGTTTCAAGCCGTCGCAGATCGAGTTCAAGACGGTCGACTCGAACGTCCGTGAGACCACCATCTCCAAGGGCGAGGTCGACCTCTACGTCGGCACGTACACGATCAACGACGAGCGCAAGAAGCAGGTCGGCTTCGCCGGCCCGTACTTCAAGGCGGGCGCCGACCTCCTGGTCCGCACGGCGGACGCGAAGAAGATCACCGGCACCGACTCGATCAAGGGCAAGACGGTCTGCTCCATCAAGGGCTCGACCCCGCTGCAGGAGATCAAGAAGCCCAAGTACGGCGCGAGGACCATCGAGCTGTCGAAGTACTCCGAGTGCGTCCAGCAGCTGCTGAACAACGAGGTCGACGCCGTCACCACCGACGACGCCATCCTCAAGGGGTACGCGGCCCAGCGTCCGACCAAGCTGCACGTCGTCGGCAAGCCCTTCACCGAGGAGCCCTACGGCGTCGGCATGAACAAGGACGACAAGGCGCTGCGCGACGCGGTGAACAACGCCCTCGAGGCGCACGAGAAGAACGGCGACTACAAGAAGGCGTACGACGCGACGCTCGGCCTGTCCAACTCCGCATACACCGAGCCGCCGGCCCTCGAGCGCTACTGA
- a CDS encoding FAD-dependent monooxygenase — MDPVIVVGAGPVGLTLSLALARHGVPSVVLDEGPGKDEPRPARTVVLREDTAALAERLSGASFDALGSRWTGWRSLRRKQEMRVLTFGGPEDSLPAPLHIAQHDLTGALRAAVARERLVKLSADSRLDSVEEDRDGLTAHTRGPKGTWWRGSYLVGCDGPRSTVRKLLDIRFPGRTAVERHAVAALRTELPWPGQALLHRNPPWRTSGPSGAEVVGRPLADGVWRLDWLLPPRSDLVTPDVLVTRIRETLAGWCGGSTPPYELLDTGVHTVHHRLARRWRVGRAFLAGDSAHLLGALGTQGLDEGLRDADNLAWKLALAWHDDRRPASDALLDSYQTERRAAVAGRLRAADQALPMLRGGGGLRSYVPGSARGHDALLTEGHLGYGPLGAPGAYADSPLTPPRAESQVEVGTAPGAPAADVRVTAPDGSFVNLRDRFGLGPLLVVLVAPGTGVWDRKHWMSAGLMPRLAAAVSALPHEAELLVAESYPDAPAHTVLLIRPDGHLVTALSGVRPAELYDAARTALGGPEPSVEEPAATASEVSGAS; from the coding sequence GTGGATCCGGTGATCGTCGTCGGCGCGGGCCCGGTGGGTCTCACGCTGTCCCTGGCTCTCGCCCGTCACGGCGTCCCGTCCGTGGTCCTCGACGAGGGCCCCGGCAAGGACGAACCGCGTCCCGCCCGCACGGTCGTCCTGCGCGAGGACACCGCCGCGCTCGCCGAGCGGCTGTCCGGCGCCTCCTTCGACGCACTGGGCTCGCGCTGGACCGGCTGGCGCTCACTGCGCCGCAAACAGGAGATGCGGGTCCTCACCTTCGGTGGGCCGGAGGACTCCCTGCCCGCCCCGCTGCACATCGCCCAGCACGACCTGACCGGCGCCCTGCGCGCCGCCGTCGCCCGGGAACGCCTCGTCAAGCTCTCCGCCGACAGCCGCCTGGACTCGGTCGAGGAGGACAGGGACGGGCTGACGGCGCACACCCGCGGCCCCAAGGGCACCTGGTGGCGCGGCAGTTATCTGGTCGGCTGCGACGGCCCCCGGTCGACCGTGCGCAAGCTCCTCGACATCCGCTTCCCCGGCCGCACGGCCGTCGAACGGCACGCGGTCGCCGCCCTGCGCACGGAACTTCCCTGGCCCGGTCAGGCGTTGCTCCATCGCAACCCTCCGTGGCGGACGTCGGGCCCGTCCGGCGCGGAGGTCGTCGGCCGCCCGCTGGCCGACGGCGTCTGGCGGCTTGACTGGCTGCTGCCGCCGCGCAGCGATCTGGTCACCCCCGACGTGCTGGTGACCCGCATCCGGGAGACCCTCGCGGGCTGGTGCGGCGGCTCCACACCCCCGTACGAACTCCTTGACACGGGCGTGCACACCGTGCACCACCGCCTCGCCCGGCGCTGGCGCGTCGGCCGCGCCTTCCTCGCCGGGGACTCCGCGCACCTGCTCGGCGCGCTCGGCACCCAGGGCCTGGACGAGGGCCTGCGCGACGCCGACAACCTCGCCTGGAAACTGGCCCTGGCCTGGCACGACGACCGCCGCCCCGCGTCCGACGCCCTCCTCGACAGCTACCAGACGGAGCGGCGGGCCGCCGTCGCGGGCCGACTGCGCGCCGCCGACCAGGCGCTGCCGATGCTGCGCGGTGGCGGCGGACTGCGCTCGTACGTGCCCGGATCCGCCCGCGGCCACGACGCGCTGCTCACGGAGGGGCACCTGGGATACGGCCCGCTGGGCGCGCCCGGGGCGTACGCCGACTCCCCGCTCACGCCACCGCGCGCCGAGTCGCAGGTGGAGGTGGGCACGGCGCCCGGGGCCCCGGCAGCCGATGTGCGGGTGACGGCACCCGACGGATCGTTCGTCAATCTGCGCGACCGGTTCGGTCTCGGTCCGCTGCTCGTGGTCCTGGTGGCACCCGGAACCGGCGTATGGGACCGCAAGCACTGGATGTCGGCGGGGCTCATGCCCCGGCTCGCGGCCGCCGTCTCCGCCCTCCCCCACGAGGCCGAACTCCTCGTCGCGGAGAGCTATCCGGACGCCCCCGCCCACACGGTGCTGCTGATCCGGCCCGACGGGCATCTCGTCACCGCGCTGAGCGGTGTGCGCCCGGCGGAGCTGTACGACGCGGCGCGGACGGCGCTCGGCGGCCCGGAACCGTCCGTGGAGGAGCCCGCGGCGACGGCGTCGGAGGTCAGCGGCGCGTCGTGA
- a CDS encoding putative leader peptide, whose protein sequence is MCARRSCTTRRGRRSAARNRPWRSPRRRRRRSAARRELRAPREQELTGPYRHGVLRNVTTIDTHVRLWRRVHMDLVRYAGCVCRPSC, encoded by the coding sequence GTGTGCGCCCGGCGGAGCTGTACGACGCGGCGCGGACGGCGCTCGGCGGCCCGGAACCGTCCGTGGAGGAGCCCGCGGCGACGGCGTCGGAGGTCAGCGGCGCGTCGTGAGCTTCGCGCGCCCCGTGAACAAGAGTTGACCGGCCCCTACCGCCATGGTGTACTCCGGAACGTGACGACGATCGACACGCATGTGCGCCTGTGGCGGAGGGTCCATATGGACCTCGTCCGCTATGCGGGCTGCGTGTGTCGCCCGTCCTGCTGA
- a CDS encoding amino acid ABC transporter permease, with protein sequence MSGSSVLYDAPGPKAQVRNWIYTIVGSLVVLGLIAFTLYRMNVTGQLKPEVWNIFNNAGVRANIRDGVLTTLKVFAVAGVLSLLLGLLLAVARLSEHKPVSWFATGFIELFRAIPLLITIYALWVLFLTYKDSLGTIGENAAFWALVIGLTVYNGCVQAEVIRAGINAVPRGQVEAAYALGLRKSQVMTMLLLPQAVRAMLPTMISQLVVTLKDTSLGYIITYSELLFAARTMANNIIVNGENPITAVVIVVGAIYIAMCLALSGLANWIERRGRRTPKGVAVAPAAEPIVEMSEIQQTLSRNTGNGTNNGV encoded by the coding sequence ATGAGTGGTTCGAGCGTCCTGTACGACGCGCCCGGCCCCAAGGCCCAGGTGCGCAACTGGATCTACACGATCGTCGGCTCCCTCGTGGTGCTCGGTCTGATCGCGTTCACGCTCTACCGGATGAACGTGACGGGCCAGCTGAAGCCCGAGGTCTGGAACATCTTCAACAACGCGGGCGTGCGCGCCAACATCCGCGACGGCGTGCTCACCACCCTGAAGGTGTTCGCCGTCGCCGGAGTGCTCTCCCTGCTGCTCGGCCTGCTGCTCGCGGTCGCCCGGCTCTCCGAGCACAAGCCGGTCAGCTGGTTCGCCACCGGCTTCATCGAGCTGTTCCGCGCCATCCCGCTGCTGATCACCATCTACGCCTTGTGGGTGCTTTTCCTCACCTACAAGGACAGCCTCGGGACGATCGGCGAGAACGCCGCCTTCTGGGCGCTCGTCATCGGCCTGACCGTCTACAACGGCTGTGTCCAGGCCGAGGTCATCCGGGCCGGCATCAACGCCGTACCGCGCGGCCAGGTGGAAGCGGCGTACGCGCTGGGGCTGCGCAAGTCCCAGGTGATGACGATGCTGCTGCTCCCGCAGGCCGTCCGCGCGATGCTGCCGACGATGATCAGCCAGCTCGTGGTGACCCTGAAGGACACCTCGCTCGGCTACATCATCACCTACAGCGAGCTGCTGTTCGCCGCCCGCACCATGGCCAACAACATCATCGTCAACGGTGAGAACCCGATCACCGCGGTGGTCATCGTGGTCGGCGCGATCTACATCGCGATGTGCCTGGCCCTGTCCGGCCTCGCCAACTGGATCGAGCGGCGCGGCCGGCGCACCCCGAAGGGCGTGGCGGTCGCCCCGGCCGCCGAGCCCATCGTCGAGATGTCGGAGATCCAGCAGACTCTGAGCAGGAACACGGGCAACGGTACGAACAACGGGGTCTGA
- a CDS encoding response regulator transcription factor has translation MRLLLVEDDDHVAAALSAVLSRHGFELHHARNGEEALKALVPEADAFGVVLLDLGLPDQDGYEVCGKIRRRTSTPVIMVTARADVRSRIHGLNLGADDYVVKPYDTGELLARIHAVSRRSVPEEAAVSVGHEVRFGGVAIDLPTRQVTVDGAAVQLTRKEFDLLALLAQRPGVVFRREQIISEVWQTSWEGTGRTLEVHVASLRSKLRMPALIETVRGVGYRLVAPAA, from the coding sequence ATGAGACTGCTGCTCGTCGAGGACGACGATCATGTGGCAGCGGCCCTGTCGGCGGTTCTGTCCCGGCACGGCTTCGAGCTGCACCACGCGCGCAACGGCGAGGAGGCGCTGAAGGCGCTCGTCCCGGAGGCCGACGCCTTCGGAGTCGTCCTCCTCGACCTGGGGCTGCCGGACCAGGACGGGTACGAGGTGTGCGGCAAGATCCGCAGGCGGACGTCGACGCCGGTGATCATGGTGACCGCGCGCGCGGACGTACGGTCCCGCATCCACGGGCTCAACCTCGGCGCGGACGACTATGTGGTGAAGCCCTACGACACCGGGGAGCTGCTCGCGCGGATCCACGCCGTCAGCCGGCGCAGCGTGCCGGAGGAGGCCGCGGTGTCCGTCGGCCACGAGGTGCGGTTCGGCGGCGTCGCCATCGATCTGCCCACGCGGCAGGTGACGGTGGACGGGGCCGCGGTCCAGCTCACCCGCAAGGAGTTCGACCTGCTGGCGCTGCTCGCGCAGCGGCCGGGTGTCGTCTTCCGCCGCGAGCAGATCATCTCCGAGGTGTGGCAGACCAGTTGGGAGGGGACCGGACGGACGCTGGAGGTGCATGTGGCGTCCCTGCGCTCCAAGCTGCGCATGCCGGCCCTCATCGAGACCGTGCGCGGCGTCGGGTACCGGCTCGTCGCGCCGGCCGCGTAG
- a CDS encoding amino acid ABC transporter permease, translating into MNVLLDYLPEFREGFIGTVLLTLASGVLAMVLGVLIAGFRVSPVPPLRLFGTAWVTLFRNTPLTLLFLIVWFVIPPLFGLSISPWTKALLALGCYTSAFVCEAVRSGINTVPLGQAEAARSIGMTFSQTLRMIILPQATRTVLPPLSSIFIALTKNSAIAGAFSVAELFGVQKLLSDKGYAAGLIFVWVALGYLIITFAISGLFRLLERRMGVAR; encoded by the coding sequence GTGAACGTATTGCTCGACTATCTCCCGGAGTTCCGCGAGGGGTTCATAGGCACCGTCCTGCTGACCCTGGCCAGCGGAGTTCTGGCGATGGTGCTCGGCGTTCTCATCGCCGGGTTCCGTGTCTCCCCCGTCCCCCCACTGCGTCTGTTCGGCACCGCGTGGGTCACGCTGTTCCGCAACACACCGCTGACGCTGCTCTTCCTCATCGTCTGGTTCGTCATCCCGCCGCTGTTCGGGCTGAGCATCAGCCCGTGGACCAAGGCGCTGCTCGCGCTCGGCTGCTACACGTCGGCGTTCGTCTGTGAGGCCGTGCGGTCGGGCATCAACACGGTGCCGCTGGGCCAGGCCGAGGCCGCCCGGTCGATCGGCATGACCTTCTCGCAGACCCTGCGCATGATCATCCTGCCGCAGGCCACCCGCACCGTGCTGCCGCCGCTCAGCTCGATCTTCATCGCGCTGACCAAGAACTCCGCCATCGCGGGCGCGTTCAGCGTCGCCGAGCTCTTCGGCGTGCAGAAGCTGCTGAGCGACAAGGGCTACGCGGCCGGCCTGATCTTCGTCTGGGTGGCTCTCGGCTACCTGATCATCACCTTCGCCATCAGCGGTCTGTTCCGGCTGCTCGAGCGCCGCATGGGGGTCGCACGATGA